Proteins co-encoded in one Nicotiana sylvestris chromosome 7, ASM39365v2, whole genome shotgun sequence genomic window:
- the LOC138874109 gene encoding uncharacterized protein, producing MIEFFKKWHIKLILFTSYHHAGNGQAESSNKTILNILKKKLEDAKGLWPELLLEVLWAYRTTPKTSTGKTSYSLVYDTDAVIPVEVGEPSLRYSNESGPSNDESKLQDLDEVEERRDMAHIRMMAQKQQAERYYNRKAKIRLLRVGDYVLKAKTQVVKDPNEGKLGTNWDEPYKIIAVASK from the coding sequence ATGATTGAATTCTttaaaaaatggcacatcaagctgATACTCTTCACGTCATATCACCATGCCGGCAACGGCCAAGCAGAATCCTCTAATAAAACAATATTGAACATATTGAAGAAAAAGCTCGAGGACGCCAAAGGGTTATGGCCTGAACTGCTACTAGAGGTATTATGGGCCTACCGCACAACGCCGAAAACCAGCACGGGCAAGACATCGTATTCACTGGTCTACGACACTGACGCGGTTATACCCGTTGAGGTCGGGGAACCTAGTCTGAGATACTCCAATGAAAGTGGACCAAGCAACGACGAAAGTAAATTACAAGACCTGGATGAGGTCGAAGAACGAAGGGATATGGCACACATAAGAATGAtggcccaaaaacaacaagcagaaagGTACTATAACAGGAAGGCCAAAATACGACTGCTCAGAGTAGGGGACTACGTCCTAAAAGCCAAAACACAAGTGGTGAAAGACCCGAACGAAGGGAAGTTGGGAACAAACTGGGACGAGCCATATAAAATCATAGCAGTAGCGAGCAAATGA